The following is a genomic window from Paenibacillus sp. FSL R5-0766.
GATCGTGAATCCAATCGTTTGTTTCATGCGTAATTTGTTCGCTGTGAATGAGAAGGCAATCAATGGCACAACTCCCTCGCACAAGCCCATCAGAATAAACTCAGGAAATTGCAATAAACGTGATGAGATTCCATACCCCGCAACGGCCTGATCCCCATATTCGACAAGAAAAAGGTTAAGAATAAGGGACATTGCACCCAAGAAGACACTCATAACAAAGACGGGAACACCGATTTTGAACACATTGCTCAGGATGTCCTTGGTCACCTTGAACCATTTTAGGGAGACGGTTAAGAATTGACTCTTATAACTCATATGGTAAGCGTAAAATGCACTCGCAACCGAGTTGGAGATGACGGTAGCAGATGCAACGCCAATCACGCCCCAATGGAAGACAAAAATGAATAGTGCATCAAGGATAATATTTATAACAACACTGAGAATCATACCGGTCATAGAAGTCATTGCTGAACCTTCTGAGCGCACGATATTCTCCAGGGTGAAGAATAAGATGACGAAGGGTGAACCCATAAGCATAATCGTGACATACTCTTTCGTAAATCCGAAGGACTCTGGCGTTGCCCCCAGCCCATGAACGATTGGTTCACTCAGCGGGAGCCCAACGGCCATCACAATAATTCCGAGAACTAAACTGCTGTAAAAGGCAAATGAAGATACATGCTTCAGATCATCTACTTTTTTCTCTCCCAGCAAACGGGAGATGAATGTGCCGCTGCCTATACCAATTAAATTACCAAGGGCCATGATGACCGCGAATAAAGGTAAAGTTAATGCGAGTGCGGTTAACATTGCCGTATTACCCAGTGTGCCAAGGAAATAGGCATTCAAGATGGAGTAAATAACACTCATTGACGTGCCTAGCATCATTGGGACAGCAAAATGAGCTACGGCTTTAGCGATTGGTGCTTTTTCAAAGTAATGGAGGTTTTCTGCATCCATGTGGGTCACTACTTTCTTCGTTAATATTGATCTAATCTAACACCGTTAGATTGAACCTTACAGTGTTAGATGTTATCATGAACTTATGAACCTGTAAAGCATAAACTTACACTGTTAGATAAAAGGGCGGATACTGATGAAAAAACAACAGCCTCAGATTTCGGAAGATAAGATTTTGGAAATTTCGTGGGAGCTTCTCGGGGAAGAGGGCATCGAGAAATTCAGCATGAGACGCTTGGCAGACAAGTTGGGGATTCAGGCTCCATCTCTATACTGGTACTTCAAGAGCAAGCAGACGCTCTACCAGCGTCTGGCCAACCAGATATCGAAAATTATTCTTGACGAGTTTCATACTGAAGGGGACTGGAAGGAGCAGATGGAGGGGCTTGCGGTGACGGTACGGAGTGTGCTCAGCAGATACCCGTGCTCCACACAGCTCATGATGATGACGTTGCCCCATGAACCGGACATGATCCGCTTCACCAACCGCATGTTGCTCTGCATGGAATCAACGCCATTGGAGCAAGAACAGAAATTACAGGCAGTTCTTACGCTTGTCAATTATGTATTCTATTTCGTTCTGGACGATTATCAGCATCAGCGCAATATCTCTGCTGTTCTTAAGGATCAGGAAGCACTTCAGGGTGAGGAGATGATCCAACTTCTGGACTCCATGAGTGAGAAGGAAGCTGGAATCTTCAGTAGGATGTATAAGAGCGGTATGTTTGAGGTGATGGGAACCGATGGAGCGTTTGAGTTTGGAGTGAAGTTGATTTTGTCGGGGATTGAGCAAGTGATCAAGGCTGATCAATAAAGGATCATCAGGAGATATATGATGGTAATGGCTTCGGACCATTCATCTCAACCTAGGAAAAGAAGTATACCAGCTCATGCTTAAGGACGATTCCCATTCGGAAATCGTCCTTTTTTTGTGATAACTTGACATGGATTCAGACAATATTGATTGAAAATCATTTGGAAACAGTCGATCTACTTTGAAGATAAATTTCCATATCTGGGCTCGATCCTTTGAGTATCTTTTCCGATACAATATTGGCTAAAACACTGTTATATACAGTTCCGTTATCTCCGTAGGCCATAATGATATAACAATGCGGATAAGATTCGTATTGACCTATCACAGGTAATCCGTCATGTGTTCCTCCATAAAATGCGCCCAAGTAGTATTCCGGTTCGACCTGAATGTCCGTAAATAACTTATTAAATTCCTCAATTAGTTTGTTTTTGCTTGCTCGTATTTTGGAGTCTCTGGTTTCAGCGTATGCTGTGTCCTTATCCATTCCTCCGATGATCACCCGATTGTCTGCGGTTGTACGCATGTACACATATGGTCGAGCAGTCTCCCATATCAATGTCCTCTTATACCAGCTTGAAAAATCATTAATGGGTTTAGTGATTACTGCATAGGAGCTGGAGAGTGTAGCATTTCTCTCGACTTTGAAGTCCGCATCTTCATAGCCGGCTGCGATGATAACGTGTTTTGCCCGGATCTCGCGGCGTTCTTTGGTATAGAATATAGCGTAATCCTTTTCGAATCGCTTACCGGTTATTTCCGTATTCTCGAATATCATTATTCCTTGTGCTTTTACTTTCTCAAGAAGTCCGTATACATATTTTAACGGATTCATCTCGCCATCATCATGATAGTATAGCGCTGCTTCTTTCTGAAAAGGGTACGCCCTTGATATATGCTGTTTGTCCCACAGATCGACTTTGAATCCATGTTTCTGAAGAAGAGCATGCTCATCCTTCAGAGCGGACACATCCGCTTGGTAACTTGCGTAATACAGGCTATCACGTCTTGTGAAATCGGGATCAATCGGAAGCTTTTGACATGCTCGCTCTATCTCATTAATAGCTTCTTCACATAATTTAAGATGACGAGCAGCCACTTTTTCACCAAAGGAGTGACTAAGCGATACAAAACTTTTTTCTCCCGCGTATTGAATCAAAGCTGTGTTGGTACTGGTACTGCCTTCTCCAGTTTTTCTCTTATCCACGATAACGACGGACAATCCCTGATCACTTAGGAAATTTGCACACTGGGCACCTGAACTGCCAGCCCCTATGATTAGTACATCGCAGGATATGTCCTCTTCAAGCTTGGGATAGGAGGGAGGATTCACCATTGTTGTTGGCCAATATAGTTTACCGCTTTGCAGATCCATATCAAGTCTCTCCCTTATATATATTCGGAGCTTAGTATGAACAGTTTGTGGAAACTCAATGCAGGCCAACGGAGTCTCTTATTATCAAGGAGTTATGAGTATTAGGTATCGATGTGATAAATGCCAATCTCGTTGTGAAATAGGTGACCGTCCAGGTGGCAAATCCTGCTCCGTACATCCAGCCGTCCGTTTATGGGAAGTACCATTCATTTATCCGAATCGTTCTAGTTACTTTAAAACCCAAACCAAAAGAGCAATCTCCAATGAGGTTGCTCTTTTGGTCATGGCTTATTTTGCCTAACGGTGTATACGCAGTTTCTTCCTCCGGCTAGAATGTATTCTCCCCGTTCAATATGAACATTATCACCTAGAACTGTTTTGAATAAATGTAGCTCATTCTTGCATAACCCGGTACATACCGCGGCCGCTTCACAGATCGGACAATGTTTCTCAATGAGTAGGAGACTACCATCATCCTGCTCCTTAACCTCGGCCATATAACCTTCATTGGTGCGAATTTCGGCCAATTTCTCCAATTTCTCTCGAACTCCTGATGCATCCCCAAGATGCTGAAGATATTGTTCTTGCATATTTTTATTTCGAACATCCAGCAGCTTGTCCAGCCCTTCAGTACCAAAAGCCTCTTTCATCGAATGGATGAGACTGACGGATAAATCGGAATATCCACTTGGGAAAAAACGATTAGCCGCGGGAGTTAATATCCATAGCTTGGTGGGGCGACCCATGGGACGGGCCTCTTCCACAGTGGTAACCAATCCTTCTTCTTTTAGCGCATTCAGATGTTGCCGAATAGCCATTCCAGATAACGAAAACTGAGTGGAGAGTGCCACGACATCCATTCCCCCGCGCTCTTTTAACAGATTAATAATTGCTCTCCGGGTACTGGTCGAGGCATCCTTTTTGGTTTGATTTCCGCTCATGGTGCACCTCCTTTTGAAACAACTGAATCTTCATGAATAACTACATTTTAAACAAAAATGTTGACAAAGTCAAAGCCGAACTGTAGCTTAGACATTATAAACAAAAATGTTTACTAAGTATCCGGATACGATGTATACATACCAATTTTCTTGGAGGTCACATTTCATGTCGTCTAATCATCAAAGTATTTTCAGCCCGCGTTATTTTGCACTAACCATAGGGATTATTTTGTCAGTGATGGCCGTTGGATTCGAAGGTTTATCCGTCACCACCATTGCTCCTTCAATTGCTGGAGACTTGAACGGTCTTAGCCTATTCGGGTGGATATTCAGTACATATCTGCTTGCGCAGATTATCGGAACGCTGGTCGTCGGTCGGATCATTGATAAAAGAGGACCTGCAGCACCGTTCACTTTTGCACTTCTGTTGTTTATCGTAGGGCTGATCGCTGCCGCAACCGCAGGCGACATGTATACCATGATAGGATCACGGGCTCTACAGGGTTTGGGTGCCGGAGCTATGATGACTTGTGTGTATACGGCTATATCGTTAAGTTACCCGGATGAGTTACGTGCCAAAATACTTGGAGCATTTGGTACTGCCTATGTTCTTCCGTCCATGCTCGGTCCATATGTAGCAGGAGTTATCGCAGATCAGTGGTCCTGGCGCTTTGTTTTCTGGGGGATCTTACCTGTGCTGGTGGTTTCAGCATTGCTTAGTTTACCTGCCTTTAGGAAATTGAAAGTGCAGAAGACGGGAGGGGATAGCGGATCTTCATCCACTTGGATGGCTTTACTCTTAACGTTGGGTACAGGGGTTTTCCTGGTTGGTCTAAGTAGGCTTCCGAGCATTATGGGATTTGTTTTAGTCATAATTGGCTTCGTATTGATGATATTTCCTCTCCGTAAATTGCTACCGAAGGGAACACTTACGTTGCGCAGAGGAATGCCAGCTATTTTGGCAACACGTGGATTGTTCTTCGCTGCCTATACTAGTACACAGAATTTCCTGGTATTGGCTCTAATCGATGTGAAAGGAATTACACCTTCTCAGGCCGGATTAATTGTGGCGAGTGCTGCATTAAGTTGGTGTATCATTGCGTATTTGCAAGGACGGTGGGATGCGGCAGATCAGGGCAGTGGACGTCATATGAGAATTATTCTTGGCGTATTGTTACTTGCCATAGGGATTGCCATCGTATTTTGGGTACCTGTTGTGACCGTTACCATTGCAGTTATTGGTCAGATCATTGCAGGAGTTGGTATTGGATTGGCGCATCCGATTAGTGGTGTTGTCGCATTTTCCCAAACGGGGGAAGAAGGCGTGGGCCAAACCTCGGCAAATCTGCAATTTGCAGATTCTTTTACACCTGGTGTAGTGATCGGTATTGGTGGTTCCATTCTTGTCGTGTGTCAGGCTGGCGGTATGTCCCTTCAATCGGGCTTAATTGTAGCCATGGGTTTCCATCTCTTGTTGATCGTCACGAGTATCATTGCCAGCACTCGGATCTCACCACGCAGATGAATAAGAAAGTGGGTGTACAGACCATTGCTCACTGAAGATCCGAATAAACTATTTACAGCTTATCGCATCATCGGAACGAAATGGACGATCCATATTTTATGTGCTCTGTCTCAAGGCCCGAAGAGATTCGGTGAAATATTCGATAACATTCCTTCCATTTCCGAAATGATCCTCTCCAGACGTTTAAAGGGTCTTCAACATGATCATTTGGTCAAAAGAACAATACTGACACGCCCTACACAAATTATTTATGAACTTACGCCAAAAGGTGCTGCTCTTGCAGCATTCATACCCTGTCTAATGGATTGGGATACCAAATTTCAAAATGATACCACCGGGAGGAATAAAAATGATCATTGAGGTCAGTGATACAGCATCGGACAAAATCGTTGAGATCTTATCAAGTACGGATATCCAAAATGCCTTCCTTAGAGTAGGCGTTGATGAAGGGGGATGCAGTGGTTTATCTTATACCCTTATCGTGGATGAACAGCAGGCAGAAGAAGACATTGTGTTAAATAAAAAGAAATTTAGGATATTGGTTCACACAAACAGTATTCCATATATTGATGGTCTTGAGATTGACTATGAAGAGAGCGGAATGTTAGGCGGATTCACCATGAATAATCCAAATGCCAAAGTTTCGTGTGGATGCGGGGCCAGTTTTAGAATGGCCAATTATCGTGGTGAAGTGAAAAAATGTTGATTCTATTCTAGACCATCATTCTACTTTTTAAACATTCAACTTTACAAAGTATGACACTTGATGTATATTCAGGAAGAAATTGAAGGTTTATTTTACCATATTATCCATCTAATTATGGAGGTGTAGAAGACAAATAACAATCAGATTGGGATCTTTGATGCTCAGTACAGGGCGCCTACAATTGGGATTATGCTGGTTTTGGCAACCGTCGCTTTCGAAGGACTGGCTATTACAACGATTGCCGCGAAAATGGCACAAAGTTTAGAGGGCATTCATTTATACGGTTGGATCTTCAGCGCATTTTTGTTATCTCAGCTTATTGGAACCTTGGTTATGGGTCAGCAGATTGACAAGCGCGGTGTTTTTACATCCATGCTGATATCTTTTAGTGTTTTTGTGTTCGGAACTGTGGTCTCCGCGATCTCTTTCGATATGCACATGCTTATTGCTGGAAGAGCCCTTCAAGGTTTTGGAGCGGGGGCCCTGATCACATGTGTTTATACCTGTGTGACATTACATTATCCAGATACACTTCGTACTCAAATCCTGGCCGCATTCTCCCTGGCATTTGTCCTGCCAACCTTAATCGGACCTTATGCAGCAGGCCTTATTGCTTCCTACATCTCGTGGCGATATGTTTTCTGGATCGTTTTACCCTTGATTGGAATAGCGCTCAGTCTCACATTCCGTTCTTTCCGTCATTTGCAGCTTCAGCAAGATCTGTCAGGTCCAGCGCGAGCAACCGACTCAAAGATTATGTATGCGATTCTGCTTGCCGTTGGAACGGGGCTGTTACTCACAGGCCTTGGTATGATTACCGATTGGAAAGGCATAGTACTCACTTTGGCTGGATTAGTCGTCATGATCACACCAATGCGTAAATTGCTGCCTGTGGGCACTTTCTCTGTACAAAAAGGATTGCCTGCTACTTTGGTTTCGAGAGGGCTATATGTTGCTTGTTATTTTACAACGGAAAGTTTTGTGATCTTGGCACTAACCGAAATGAAGGGGTTATCAGCTGACCTTGCTGGCCTCATTGTAGCAGCAGGTTCTCTGAGCTGGTCCGCCGCAGCGTGGTTGCAAGCCAAGCTGGATGCACGAGATCAAGGTCGTGCCCGAAAGGGTAGGGTCATGACGGGCATTGGGATTATGATCGTTGGAACTGCACTTGTGATCCTGGCTCTTATTTTGACGGATGGGGGGATTATACTAATCCTTCTCTCACAAATGATTACAGGGTTCGGTGTTGGATTGGCCAACCCTACAACGGCAGCTATTGCTTTACAACATGCATTGCCCAGGAAAGAGGGAGAAATGTCCGCGAATCTGCAATTTGTGGATTCCTTCTATATGGGAGTAAGCATTGGAGTTGGTGGCGCTTTGATTGCCTTGTCCGAAACTTTACAGTGGGGCATATCGACAGGTGTTTTGATCGTGTTAACACTACAATTATTATGGGTCTTGTTAAGTTTCTTAGCATCACTACGAATTACCAAACTCGTTCATCAAGAACATCATCCAATCAACCAAGTGAAGGATAACATCTCCATGTAACGGATGACGACCGCGTCGTTAAATACATCATGAAGAACGGGGGGACTAATTGCATTGGGAGGTGGATAAGATGGCACGTGTATTAGTAGTCATTACTCCAGCTGAAGGACATGTGAATCCATCGTTAGGATTAGTTACTCAGTTGATAGACAATGGTGAGGAAGTCATCTATGTATGCACGGAGGAGTACCGTTCCCGAATTGAACAAACCGGTGCCCAGATCATTACCTATCCGTTTCCACAAGATGCCTTTTCTCATGATCCGGTGTTGAAACCCCAGGAATACAAGCATTCTTATCAGTTTATTTATATGATGGTAAGCGGTATTATCCGGAGGATCATCCCCAATGTGCTGCAGGTGATCGAGGATCAAAAGTTCGATTATATGATCTTTGATTCCCTGATGGGATGGGGAGGGACTATTCTTGCAGAAAAACTGGGAATTCCTGCGGTGTGCTCGATTGCGTCCTTTGCTTTTGTGGAGCCTCTGGGGTCTAGCTCAGTTCTGAATGAGACGGAGACCAAGGAGCTTTATGAGGCTACGATGAAGATCACAACGGAGTTAGCTGAAGAGCTTCAAGTGAGTATTCCGGCCATGGAAGAGATTCCGGCACATGCAGGTCAGTTAAAGCTCGTTTACACCAGCCGTTATTTTCAGCCGCAGGCCGACAAGCTGGATGATCGTTTTATTTTCACGGGTCCTTCGATCATAACACGTCAAGATGCTCCGGGCTTCTCGTTTGAGTTGCTTCGTGAACGGTACCCGCAAACCGTGTACATTGCTATGGGTACGATTTTAAATAAAGACTTGGATTTCTATCAGCTTTGCTTTGAAGCATTAGGGGATCTACCCGTGAATGTTGTTTTATCTTCAGGAAAATACACAGATATGGAGCCACTGGCTGATCAAATACCTCCTAATTTTATCGTCAAGCCATACATTGCCCAGTTGGACATGCTGCAGCATACCGATGTTTTTATTACACATGCTGGAATGAACAGCACAAGTGAGGCGTTATATTACAACGTTCCGATGGTGATGATTCCATTAACATCGGATCAGCCTCTTGTCGCCAATCGGGTACAGGAGCTCGGCGCAGGTATTACTTTAAATAAACATAACCTCAGTGCAACTAATTTGAGAGAGGCATTAACAGAAGTACTACACAATTCACTTTATAGACGGCAGGCTTACCTCATTGGTGAATCTCTAAGGCAGGCAGGCGGTTACAAGCGAGCTGCCGAAATGATCATGAGTCATATGGGTTCAGGCCGGGGGAGTTACACAATTTAAATGGTTTTCCATTCAAAGTCGCTTAATAAGCGGCTTTTTTTTGGTTTTAATGGTCTCAAGACTTGACCTACAGTTAACTCTATGTCTTATACTCGATTAGGCTTGCAAATTATATGTGGAATTGGAGATTTTATTTATTATGGCGAAGAGCACAAATTGGAATGTTTTTGGACTGGCAATACTACTAGGTTTATTTTCTACATTAGGTCCATTTACGATTGATATGTATTTACCGGCTTTTCCGGAGATTGCACAAAATATGAATACAACGGCATCACTTGTACAATTTAGCCTTACTGCTTGTTTATTAGGACTCGGTGTAGGACAACTCGTTATGGGTCCTTTGAGTGACGCGTACGGTAGACGAAGACCATTGTTGATCTGTATGGCAGCCTATATTATTTGTTCCTTGGCATGTGCCTTTGCTCCGAATATCGGACTATTGATTTTGTTTCGTTTCACGCAAGGATTTGCGGCATCAGCTGGAATTGTCATTTCCCGTGCGATAGCTAGAGATCTATATAGTGGACATGAACTCACTAAATTTTTCTCTTTGCTGTTGCTTGTAGGGAATTTGGGGCCTCTGGCAGCACCGATTGCGGGAAGTGGGGTTCTTTCCTTCACAACATGGATTGGCGTATTTATCTGCCTTTCATTCTTGGGGATTTTCTTATTAATCATGACAAAGTGGAGCTTAAAAGAAACACACCCCGTCGAAAGACGTATGGTTCCTGACTTCAAACAACAATTGGGTAATTACAGAATGCTTCTGCGTGACCGCAAATTTGTTGGTTACATGCTGGCACAAGGAATCATGACGG
Proteins encoded in this region:
- a CDS encoding TetR/AcrR family transcriptional regulator C-terminal domain-containing protein, giving the protein MKKQQPQISEDKILEISWELLGEEGIEKFSMRRLADKLGIQAPSLYWYFKSKQTLYQRLANQISKIILDEFHTEGDWKEQMEGLAVTVRSVLSRYPCSTQLMMMTLPHEPDMIRFTNRMLLCMESTPLEQEQKLQAVLTLVNYVFYFVLDDYQHQRNISAVLKDQEALQGEEMIQLLDSMSEKEAGIFSRMYKSGMFEVMGTDGAFEFGVKLILSGIEQVIKADQ
- a CDS encoding FAD-dependent oxidoreductase, whose amino-acid sequence is MDLQSGKLYWPTTMVNPPSYPKLEEDISCDVLIIGAGSSGAQCANFLSDQGLSVVIVDKRKTGEGSTSTNTALIQYAGEKSFVSLSHSFGEKVAARHLKLCEEAINEIERACQKLPIDPDFTRRDSLYYASYQADVSALKDEHALLQKHGFKVDLWDKQHISRAYPFQKEAALYYHDDGEMNPLKYVYGLLEKVKAQGIMIFENTEITGKRFEKDYAIFYTKERREIRAKHVIIAAGYEDADFKVERNATLSSSYAVITKPINDFSSWYKRTLIWETARPYVYMRTTADNRVIIGGMDKDTAYAETRDSKIRASKNKLIEEFNKLFTDIQVEPEYYLGAFYGGTHDGLPVIGQYESYPHCYIIMAYGDNGTVYNSVLANIVSEKILKGSSPDMEIYLQSRSTVSK
- a CDS encoding MATE family efflux transporter, which gives rise to MDAENLHYFEKAPIAKAVAHFAVPMMLGTSMSVIYSILNAYFLGTLGNTAMLTALALTLPLFAVIMALGNLIGIGSGTFISRLLGEKKVDDLKHVSSFAFYSSLVLGIIVMAVGLPLSEPIVHGLGATPESFGFTKEYVTIMLMGSPFVILFFTLENIVRSEGSAMTSMTGMILSVVINIILDALFIFVFHWGVIGVASATVISNSVASAFYAYHMSYKSQFLTVSLKWFKVTKDILSNVFKIGVPVFVMSVFLGAMSLILNLFLVEYGDQAVAGYGISSRLLQFPEFILMGLCEGVVPLIAFSFTANKLRMKQTIGFTIKAILGLAVLFGVIVYLISDHLIGLFTTDPQLIEMGSYILHVTFLSLFITGMTSLFMGIFQATAQGTAAFVMSIIQGVTLIPVLYIANQMNGFHGVIWSLVIADAAAFLVGAIMLYVLRTKLQPDLEHLVQ
- a CDS encoding multidrug effflux MFS transporter, whose protein sequence is MAKSTNWNVFGLAILLGLFSTLGPFTIDMYLPAFPEIAQNMNTTASLVQFSLTACLLGLGVGQLVMGPLSDAYGRRRPLLICMAAYIICSLACAFAPNIGLLILFRFTQGFAASAGIVISRAIARDLYSGHELTKFFSLLLLVGNLGPLAAPIAGSGVLSFTTWIGVFICLSFLGIFLLIMTKWSLKETHPVERRMVPDFKQQLGNYRMLLRDRKFVGYMLAQGIMTAGVFAYVAGTPFIYQNIYGVTPTVFAILFASNGISLIIGSQIVGRLAKRIPEQTLLLSGLWLAIIASVAALVVTLAHGPLFALVIPLFFFVCSIGITSTAAFPLAMESQAKMAGSAAALLGVVPFLLGALVAPLVGIAGEDTAVPLGLTLLMTSIIAIVTYFLLVKNVPQHTPNHAQSNADF
- a CDS encoding macrolide family glycosyltransferase, whose amino-acid sequence is MARVLVVITPAEGHVNPSLGLVTQLIDNGEEVIYVCTEEYRSRIEQTGAQIITYPFPQDAFSHDPVLKPQEYKHSYQFIYMMVSGIIRRIIPNVLQVIEDQKFDYMIFDSLMGWGGTILAEKLGIPAVCSIASFAFVEPLGSSSVLNETETKELYEATMKITTELAEELQVSIPAMEEIPAHAGQLKLVYTSRYFQPQADKLDDRFIFTGPSIITRQDAPGFSFELLRERYPQTVYIAMGTILNKDLDFYQLCFEALGDLPVNVVLSSGKYTDMEPLADQIPPNFIVKPYIAQLDMLQHTDVFITHAGMNSTSEALYYNVPMVMIPLTSDQPLVANRVQELGAGITLNKHNLSATNLREALTEVLHNSLYRRQAYLIGESLRQAGGYKRAAEMIMSHMGSGRGSYTI
- a CDS encoding MFS transporter, whose product is MSSNHQSIFSPRYFALTIGIILSVMAVGFEGLSVTTIAPSIAGDLNGLSLFGWIFSTYLLAQIIGTLVVGRIIDKRGPAAPFTFALLLFIVGLIAAATAGDMYTMIGSRALQGLGAGAMMTCVYTAISLSYPDELRAKILGAFGTAYVLPSMLGPYVAGVIADQWSWRFVFWGILPVLVVSALLSLPAFRKLKVQKTGGDSGSSSTWMALLLTLGTGVFLVGLSRLPSIMGFVLVIIGFVLMIFPLRKLLPKGTLTLRRGMPAILATRGLFFAAYTSTQNFLVLALIDVKGITPSQAGLIVASAALSWCIIAYLQGRWDAADQGSGRHMRIILGVLLLAIGIAIVFWVPVVTVTIAVIGQIIAGVGIGLAHPISGVVAFSQTGEEGVGQTSANLQFADSFTPGVVIGIGGSILVVCQAGGMSLQSGLIVAMGFHLLLIVTSIIASTRISPRR
- a CDS encoding winged helix-turn-helix transcriptional regulator translates to MLTEDPNKLFTAYRIIGTKWTIHILCALSQGPKRFGEIFDNIPSISEMILSRRLKGLQHDHLVKRTILTRPTQIIYELTPKGAALAAFIPCLMDWDTKFQNDTTGRNKNDH
- a CDS encoding metalloregulator ArsR/SmtB family transcription factor; translated protein: MSGNQTKKDASTSTRRAIINLLKERGGMDVVALSTQFSLSGMAIRQHLNALKEEGLVTTVEEARPMGRPTKLWILTPAANRFFPSGYSDLSVSLIHSMKEAFGTEGLDKLLDVRNKNMQEQYLQHLGDASGVREKLEKLAEIRTNEGYMAEVKEQDDGSLLLIEKHCPICEAAAVCTGLCKNELHLFKTVLGDNVHIERGEYILAGGRNCVYTVRQNKP
- a CDS encoding MFS transporter yields the protein MLVLATVAFEGLAITTIAAKMAQSLEGIHLYGWIFSAFLLSQLIGTLVMGQQIDKRGVFTSMLISFSVFVFGTVVSAISFDMHMLIAGRALQGFGAGALITCVYTCVTLHYPDTLRTQILAAFSLAFVLPTLIGPYAAGLIASYISWRYVFWIVLPLIGIALSLTFRSFRHLQLQQDLSGPARATDSKIMYAILLAVGTGLLLTGLGMITDWKGIVLTLAGLVVMITPMRKLLPVGTFSVQKGLPATLVSRGLYVACYFTTESFVILALTEMKGLSADLAGLIVAAGSLSWSAAAWLQAKLDARDQGRARKGRVMTGIGIMIVGTALVILALILTDGGIILILLSQMITGFGVGLANPTTAAIALQHALPRKEGEMSANLQFVDSFYMGVSIGVGGALIALSETLQWGISTGVLIVLTLQLLWVLLSFLASLRITKLVHQEHHPINQVKDNISM
- a CDS encoding iron-sulfur cluster assembly accessory protein: MIIEVSDTASDKIVEILSSTDIQNAFLRVGVDEGGCSGLSYTLIVDEQQAEEDIVLNKKKFRILVHTNSIPYIDGLEIDYEESGMLGGFTMNNPNAKVSCGCGASFRMANYRGEVKKC